The DNA segment ATCCCGCCCGACGTCGCGGGAAATCCGAACCTGACGCTGATCGAAGCAAGCTTGCTGTCGCTGGGCGACGAGGAACTGCGGCGGCACCTGCGCGGCTGCGAGGCCGTCATTTCCTGCCTCGGCCACGTCATCAACTTCAAGGGCGTCTTCGGACCGCCGCGCGATCTGGTCGCGAGCGCGACGGCGCGCCTTTGCCGGGCCATCGAAGCGTTGGGGCAACCGGCGCCGGTCAAATTCATCCTCATGAGCAGTGTTTCGGTCCATCGCCCGGGCAGCCTCGACACGCGCCGAAGTTTGTTTGAGCGGGCGTTTCTTTTCCTGCTCCGCGGCGTGCTTCCTCCGGCCAGGGACAACCAGCGAGCGGCGGATTTTCTGCGCGAAAAAATCGGTCCGGACAACGCGTTCGTCCAATGGGTGGCGGTGCGGCCGGATTCGCTGTTGGAAGGCGATATCACGGCGTACACGCTGCACGAGGGTCTCGTGAACCGCCTCTTCGCGCCCGGCAGCACGAACATGGCCAACGTCGCGCACTTCATGTGCGATCTGGCGACGGACCCGCGGGCATGGGCCGACTGGAAGTTCAAGCTGCCCGTGATCGTCAATGCCACGGCGGAGAAGCCCGCCTGAGCGGCGGGCGAGTTCATCCGCGATCACAAGAGTTGTTTCTTGAATCGTACTGGAGTACTGTGTCGCCATTCGATCCAATGAATATTTTGATCCGCTATCGATGACGGAGACAAACAATGCGAAACGCGCTTCTCGTGCTTCTGGCCATGGTCGCGGCGGTGTTTTTCCTTTTCATTGCCGCCAACTGCGACAGCAACGATGACGACGACGACGACAACGACGACGACGCCGGTGACGACACGAACAACGGCGCGGACGACGATGATGATGACGATAACGACGACAACGACGACAACGACGACGATACGAGCCCGGGCGACGATGACGACGACGATGACGACGACAACGACGACGAAGCCATCGAGCAATGCATGGAGGAATGCCAGGACGCGTATTCCACCTGCGAATACGACTGCGAAACAACCCAATGGTTCTGCGAATCGGACTGCGAGTTCGACTACTGGGACGACCCGGAAGGGTTGGCGGAATGCTACGAGGTATGCGCCGAAGCCGCAGCCGATTGCATCGCCGTTTGCGACGACGCCTGGGAAACGTGCTGGCGGGATTGTTACTTTTAGCCGCGTAGGC comes from the Myxococcales bacterium genome and includes:
- a CDS encoding SDR family oxidoreductase, encoding MSIPPTVLLVGGTGRTGGRVLRQLLDRGVAVRAIVRSVGKIPPDVAGNPNLTLIEASLLSLGDEELRRHLRGCEAVISCLGHVINFKGVFGPPRDLVASATARLCRAIEALGQPAPVKFILMSSVSVHRPGSLDTRRSLFERAFLFLLRGVLPPARDNQRAADFLREKIGPDNAFVQWVAVRPDSLLEGDITAYTLHEGLVNRLFAPGSTNMANVAHFMCDLATDPRAWADWKFKLPVIVNATAEKPA